The sequence CAATCCTTCTTTTATTGTTTGTTTATAATCTATTTAAAACAGTTTAATAGATAGGATCTTTTAATCCTGTTTGAAACTTACTACTTCGACTCCTGCGCTTTTAAAAAACTTTATAGCTTCATTATCTGGATAGGGATTTGCATATACTACCCTTGTTATCCTGGAATTGATGATCATTTTGGCACATAAAACACATGGTTGATGAGTACAGTACAACGTGGCATTCTCTACACTTACACCATGCAATGCTGATTGGATAATTGCATTCTGTTCAGCGTGAACGGCTCTGCAAAGCTCGTGCCTGGTACCTGATTTGATGTTTTGCTGCTGGCGAATGCAGCCAATATCGAGACAATGCTCCAGGTTCCTGGGTGCACCATTATATCCAGTGGCCAGGATCCTCTTGTCCCGAACAATGACCGCACCTACTTTTTTTCTCAGGCAGGTTGTCCTTTTGGCAACAACTTCAGCAATTTCCATAAAATATTCGTCTAATGTGGGTCTTTTATCCATGTTTTCCAAATATGAACTTTTTTTGAGGCAAAATGATAGTAAAAGGTAAATAAGTTATGATATATCTACAGCTTAATTATTTTGAAATGAGACCGTTATTATGATTTATTATTTATTATTTATGGTGTAAATTAATGAAGACCATCGACACAGAACATTATATAACATCCTATCTTGGACGATTCTCAATAAAACAGATGATCGCCATACCAATGGTGGCATTATTAGTATCTCTAATAATCCTGGGCTGGTCATATTATAGTACAGGCAGCCCGGTCGAACTGGGTGTTGAATTTACAGGGGGTACCATTGTAACTCTTGAATCTCCTGATTCATATAGCTCGGTACAGCAGGAATTTGCTTCCCGGTTCCCTGATACCCCACCCATAAGTGCAAGAGACGCAGGTGGCGGGCGGGTATTGCTGCAGTTCGGTCCCATGGACATATCCCAGCAATTAGAGCTTAATAAATACATTAGTTCCAATTACGGTCAGGATGTATACCTGAAACAGATGAGTGCCTTATATGGCACAAACCTGCAGCAAAGTGCCATTAAAGCAGTCTTTTTTGCATTTATTGGTATGGCCATTATTGTATATTTCATTTTTAAATCAATAGTCCCTTCAGGAGCTGTTGTATTGTCTGCTTTTTCTGATATTATAATTGCAGCCACCCTTATGAACCTGTTCAACATATCGTTGTCGCTTGGAACTGTAGCAGCATTGTTAATGCTGATCGGTTACTCAGTCGACAGTGATATCCTGCTTACTACAAGGGTGCTAAAAAGAAGGGGAACTACTGACGAAAAATTACGGGCAGCTATGAAGACCGGTCTAACCATGACCTCAACCACACTGGCAGCAATCTTTGTACTGTTCGTAGTCAGCACCTTTGCCCATTTCGTAACATCATTTTCCAGGATCGATATCATATCTG is a genomic window of Methanosarcinales archaeon containing:
- a CDS encoding cytidine/deoxycytidylate deaminase family protein → MDKRPTLDEYFMEIAEVVAKRTTCLRKKVGAVIVRDKRILATGYNGAPRNLEHCLDIGCIRQQQNIKSGTRHELCRAVHAEQNAIIQSALHGVSVENATLYCTHQPCVLCAKMIINSRITRVVYANPYPDNEAIKFFKSAGVEVVSFKQD
- a CDS encoding protein translocase subunit SecF; amino-acid sequence: MKTIDTEHYITSYLGRFSIKQMIAIPMVALLVSLIILGWSYYSTGSPVELGVEFTGGTIVTLESPDSYSSVQQEFASRFPDTPPISARDAGGGRVLLQFGPMDISQQLELNKYISSNYGQDVYLKQMSALYGTNLQQSAIKAVFFAFIGMAIIVYFIFKSIVPSGAVVLSAFSDIIIAATLMNLFNISLSLGTVAALLMLIGYSVDSDILLTTRVLKRRGTTDEKLRAAMKTGLTMTSTTLAAIFVLFVVSTFAHFVTSFSRIDIISDISIVLLLGLITDLMNTWMLNAGILKWYTSRDSSTRKKKRGRKK